The Phaseolus vulgaris cultivar G19833 chromosome 5, P. vulgaris v2.0, whole genome shotgun sequence genomic interval TCTCTTCTATATTATAGGTTTCATTTCATTTTAAGATTAACAttctttcataaaaaatattttgttctatATTCGCAATGTTGATGGTACCGTGTTGCTTATATGTGTATTACCATATGACAATTCTCACGTTTTTGTGTCCTGCCCAGAAACTGGAATGGCAATCTTTGTCTATTGATCTTTTACCTCATCCCGACATGTTCACAGAAGCTACACTAGACCACTCTGAGGAGGGGTCAAACTTTAGAGATGATGATGGCGCAAAACGTGTATTCTTTGGAGGAGAGCGTTTTATAGAAGGAATATCAGGAGAAGCATATGTAACTAATGCAGTTCCCCCTACATAATTTAATCTTCTGTTTTATTACAGTATATTGTGAATCATGAAATATAACTTGACTTTATTATTACAGATCACAATTCAGAGAACTGAGTTGAATAGTCCGCTCGGGCTTGAAGTTCAATTGCACATCAATGAAGCTGTTTGCCCTGCATTAAGTGAACCAGGTTAGTAAAAGAGCACATTTTGGGTTTCTTGAATATTGAATTGATATAAAAATGGCGAGATATGACATGGGACTGGTTCAAATATGAGCAGGACTACGTGCACTTCTCCGCTTTATGACGGGAGTATATGTTTGCCTAAACAGGGGTGATGTTGATTCCAAGGTCAGCATGTTTCACATTGTCTTTAACTTTTTCCACCTTTGAGAACACCTCAGTAGTTTTTTAAGCACAGTATTATCATATTTCATTTTTGGATTTCTCTAAATATGTATATAACTGTGTCGTGACAGCGATCCACTGAAGCAGCTGGGCGTTCTCTTGTCTCAATTGTCGTAGATCATATATTTCTTTGTATTAAAGATACTGGTTTGTCTTTAGCTTGCACATAGTTTTCTTATGTTGATCTTTTTCTTCTTGAATTATTAAAATCCTAGCTTTAGGTATATCATTGCTAGCACAATCATCCAACTCTTATCATTAATTTGCAGAATTCCAGCTTGAGCTTTTGATGCAGTCCCTCTTTTTTTCTCGGGTATGTCTTTTGATACTTTTTTTCTGAGACCATCTTACACTTTTGcccacatttttttttcttggctactTGCCCATATTAATCTCGATATTGATGCTGGTTAGCCTTATCTAATAGGTAGAATATAATACCTTGAGCcaaaaagaaaatcatataGAGGCTTATATTTTCATTGAAGACTCTCTTTGGGGGCTTAAGACACCTTATATATAGTTTATTTCAGTCCATTGGATGCTCATGGAGTAATAAGATGTTGAGGCTAACCCTCTCTAGTCGGTGTGTGCATACATGTTATTTTTCTACATCTGATATAAATAATCCAGAAATAAGAAAACAATTGTAAACATGAAATATATGCAGTGTATGTGATTTTGGCATGAtaagttagttttttttaattagcaaCTAAGTATTTATAGTGCTATTTATGAGCCAACTAtttgaaaagcttaagctatTAGGTGAAGGCACATCAATGATATTATATCCAACATATCCCCTTAAGCAAGAACCCTTAGGGCTTGAAGCTTGGATAATGCAAATGTCTAAGTTTTTACTTCGAGGCAATAAGAACTGAAGTCTATATATTCATAAAGTATCCAATAATATGTCATGGACCAAGCATACCAAGACCTTAATCTGTTGGATAAAGGCATTCTAATGGTTTTTTCTATGTAGCACATAGAAAATAAAGATGGAAAGCTCCTTCTTTTCCCTTTTCATGATATGGGTGTTTGAATGCTGCATTTACTTACATGATGTAAAATCATTCCTATGTTTTCACCCAATATAGTTTAACCTTGGTTTTGGGATTTGTCAGTTTATGACACACTATCAAAGCTTCTCTATAACCAGGTAGTATAGAGTTCAATACTTTCTACTCCcattcttttaatatattttttaaaaatttcagcCCAAGGGTAGTCTGCAGTTTTTTCATGCTTCAACTTCAAAAAGCTCTTGCACAATGGTTGTCtcagaaaaataatataaaaccaTTTATGTGTCTTCATCCAATAGCTTATCCTTTTGGGATTGTTGGTTTATGAGAATGCCATTTGCTAATATTCATATCTTGCCCACTCTTCAATGTCGTATCTCCATGTTCGTGACTGTCTACTGTGGAATGTTATCAGGCCTTCAGTTGTAGTAGAGTTATGTTGTTGACTGACTATCCTTGCAGGCCAGTCTTTCTGAAGGAGATAATGATAATAACTTGACGAGAATTACAATTGGTGGCTTATTTTTAAGGTTTGTGTTTATGTGCCCTCTCTGAATAATAACTATTAAAAGAATTTAGCAAGCTTTTCCTGTGTGTATGGGCAGGTGTTAGTGTGTATGTCAATCTATTCCGAGCTCATAGGATTTGATTAATAGCTGGGAGTCTGAATATATTGGCAGTGAGATACCTTGGTTGAATTGGGAGAAGTTATTGCTATTGAAAatgagaaaatgaaaatttaataagAAATTCTTAGCAATGTGCCCTACTTATTAATCAATTTGGTTGCACTTGACTCAcaactattttttgttttgtgctGACTGTAGTAATTGTTAACATGGAACTAATTTGTACTCAGTGCATATTGGAATGCAGGGACACCTTTTGTAGTCCTCCATGTATCTTAGTGCAACCATCAATGCAAGCTGGCACTAGAGATGCTTTCCGTGTGCCAGAATTTGGTATTAATTATCCACATATCCCTGAAAAGAAGTAACCACTCAGGCTATGCATATATTATTTGCTCACTTACCTTTTCTCCTTTCTTTTATGGCAGCCAGAAGCTTTTGCCCTCCAATATATCCTTTACAAGAACAACAGTGGCAATTGATTGAGGGAACCCCTCTAATATGCCTCCATGCTCTTAAGATCATGCCTTCTCCACTTCCACCATCCTTTGCTTCTGAAACTGTTATTGACTGTCAGCCACTTGTGGTAAGTGCAGATTCTTTCTATAAAGGGCCTGTTATAAACTTAAAAAGTGAATTGATTGTTTACTTTTGCTAAtgatataatttgataatcttTCCATATTTTTAGATTCATCTCCAGGAAGAATCATGTCTGAGGATATCCTCTTTCTTAGCTGATGGCATTGTTGTCAATCCTGGTGATATTTTACCAGATTTCTCGGTGAaatcttttattttcaatctcaAGGGACTGGATCTTACAGTTCCTTTTGATAAGACCAAATTGGATAGTTCCAAAAATGACATGGACAATGCAGTCCAGACCTCCTTTTCTGGAGCCAGACTTCATATCGAAagccttttctttttaaattcgcCTTCCCTGAAACTGAGAATGCTGAACCTGGAGAAGGATCCTGCTTGCTTCAGTCTTTGGGAAGGTCAACCAATTGATGCTAGCCAGGAGAAATGGACTGCTAGAGCATCTCAGCTTACCTTGTTTCTGGAAGCAAGCATTGACGGACCTGGATGTCAAAATTCTCTTGGACAGACGGCAGGATTGTGGAGATGTGTTGATCTGAAAGATGCTTGCATTGAAGTGGCTATGGCAACTGCTGATGGAAGTCCATTGTTACAAGTTCCCCCACCTGGGGGTATTGTCAGGGTTGGAGTTGCTTGTGAACAGTATCTGTCCAACACTTCTATTGAACAATTGTTTTTTGTCCTTGATCTATATGGTTATTTTGGGAGTGTTAGTGAAAAGATAGCAATGGCTGGAAAAAGGAAACAATTGGAGGACATTAGGGACAAATCCTTTGGTGGAAAGCTGATGGACAAGGTTCCTAGTGATGCTGCTGTCAGTTTATCAGTGAAAAATCTCCAACTTCGATTTCTGGAGTCATCTTCTGTTAACATTGAGGGGATGCCTTTAGTGCAGTTTCTTGGAGATGATCTATTTACGAGTGTCACTCATAGAACCCTTGGAGGAGCTATTATTGTTTCATCTATTTTACGATGGGAGAGTGTTGAGATAAGTTGTGTAGATGCTGAGGGGCTCTTGCCATGTGAAAAGAGCTCTTTCTTATGTTCTAAGGAAAATGCTCCCTCACTGAGTGATAATGGATATCCTCAGCTAAGAACTGTTTTTTGGGTGCATAAGAACGAGAAACATCTATCGAATGGAAGTGCTCATTCAGTTCCTTTTCTAGATATATGCATGGAGCATGTAATACCATTGTATGACCAAGACTTGGAATCTCATAGTTTAAATGTCTCAGCTTCTGTATCTGGTGTTCGCCTTGGTGGTGGAATGAACTATGCTGAAGCACTCCTGCATAGGTTTGGAATACTTGGGCCTGATGGAGCTCCTGGAATGGGTCTTTGTAAAGGGTTGGAAAACTTACAGAAAGGACCATTGTCAAAACTTTTTAAGGCAACTCCTCTCATTGTTAATGATTCAGAAGATGGTATTAAACAAACTATGTTATCTAAATTTCTGTAGTTGGTTAATGTGCTTAATACATAAAACGTTTGTTTCTTGATTCATCTTGGGCATGTTTGTTTCctctatttaaataattttcctTCCTATTTTTTCACCAGTTAGAAGTATGATAGAAGGGAATGAAGCCACTTTTCCCCaattgaagaagcctgatgatGTGGATGTAACTGTAGAATTGAGAGACTGGTTATTTGCCCTTGAAGATACACAAGAGACAGCTGAAAGATGGTGGTTCTCCAGCCATGAAGATGAAGACAGAGAAGAGAAGAGTTGGCATGCATCTTTCCATAGTTTACGATTAAATGCAAAAAGTAGCCCACCAAATGTTCCAGATGGAAAAGTACAAGTGCAAAGAATGAAACAACATCCAGTAGAACTGATTACGGTAAAGAAAGATGtttctttctgtttttaatatttaatgtttatgtttataaatttCTTCTCCAACCTTCTGCAGAatcaatgattttatttttgctttcaagaataatattttttggttGACTCTAAGGGGAGAAGCAACATTAACACTTACTAAAGAAAATAGCTCAGCGTTCTGTCAGGCATCACATCCAAATGGAACTGTATAACTTTAAAAACACCCTATTTTTGTCACTGGGAGGGTGGAGGATAGCTTAGATGGATAATTACCAGTTACATTTTTCAGTTGACTAGTAACTATTGGGGTTAAAAACCGAACATCTGTTGGAAGacatatttattctttattccTTGGTTTTAATCAAATATCCTGTTTGTTGCTTCCCATGCCTTGAAGTGAATCATATTTCTGTGtatatgttatttttgttcTTTCCTGAGCTACCTTTTTTAATTTCCTCATGTtgtcaaaataaaaatacaatgttTTATTACTTGGCTTAAATGGACAGAACACGTCTATGAATAAAGACTTTGCTCATAATGGTCAGAACACATTTAGTATCTACTTGACCAgtatgctgataaaaaaaatctacttGACCAGTAAATTTTTAAATACCATGCAGTGTTGGTTTTCTCTGATTTATATACTTAAATATGCTAAAACTCAGATTCCTTATTAGTCGGTTTATTTTTGTATCTTTTCATTTCTGTTTCTTGTCTTTTAAGATGTGTTCTACTCCTATCACACCTCTTATATACTGAGGCGACACTTGCAGGTCGGAGTTCAAGGTCTGCAGATCTTGAAGCCTCATTTACAAAAGGACTTTCCTTCATCAGTGCTAATTGCAAATGGGGGTAAAGAATTCCCCGATGCAGTTGGAGGAATTGGTGTTGAAGTTCGCTTGATTTTAGGTGGGGAGAATGTCGATGATGAAATGGCTAATTGGGAAGTGGAAAACCTAAAATTCTCTGTCAAACAACCGGTAATGAGAATTTTATATTTAAGGCACGTTGTCTCTTTTTTATGTAATGGTTGTGTTTGATATGCTTTCTTCATTCAGATTGAGGCAGTTGTAACAAAGGACGAAGTTCAGCACCTTACTTTTCTGTGCAAATCTGAAATTGACTCAATTGGCCGGATAACTGCTGGAGTTATACGGTTGCTGAAGTTAGAAGGTTCTATTGGTCAGTCTGTTATAGATCAACTTGGGCACCTAGGTAAGTTGTCTAATTATTCATTGAATTGTTTCTCATTAGACATAAAATCTCATCATTATAATCTGTATTAGTGGAACCTTAGCCTTTCCTAAATTTGGGAAGTGTACCTTCAATGTACTCTACGGATAGAGGAATAAATAGAGTTGAACGTAGTAAAATAAGAAATTGAAAGGCTCGTTTGGAAATTTTCCAAAAAAGCAATCATAGGTTCTTTCAAGAATTAGGCCAAAAGTTAGGATACATTCTGGGGAAAGcctttattatttatcattatttatatttattatattaaaatgtgTGGATTTGcttgttcttttccttttttttctttctatggTGGAGATAGTATGACAGATCACAGCCATATTATTAAAAACTTGGGGTAAAATTGGGTTTCATTGGAGCGCCCGAAAATAATATTCCTAAGCTTTTAGTATGTTCTCCGTTAAACTGCATTTTCATGTAGCGCAGAAGATGGATTAAGACTTGAGGTATAATATTCTTTCGTAATCTTATAATAACGGTGAGGTTATTTGCAGGAAGTGAAGGCATTGACAAGATTTTCTCTCCGGAAAAGGTTAGCAGAGACGGAAGTGTTTATAGTAGAGGAATTTCTCCTCTGCCAAATCTCATAAATGAGGAACCGCACAGAAGTTCGGAACAAACATTAACTTTGCTTGAGGAAACACTTGTGGAATCACAGGGTAAACTTGATGATTTAATTAGTGATATTGGTACTTCTGAGTCTTCCTCTCAACACCTTACCATACTCCAACTGAGTCAAAAGATAGAGACTATGCATGACTTATTGATGCAATTACGGAATCAACTTTAAGTTCCTCTCTGCCATTTTTGCTGTATATTTATAgtcaaaatattttcattcacaTTATAGATTACAATGTTGTGTATATAGGATATAAATCTTTGTTGAGTGTTGTACAAGCTAGGCAGCCGCCATGGCTCTTCATTGATGTAACAAATTTTGTTCCCTTTACCAAACTACCTAATCAATACTTCAGATATATCTTCGGGAGTGGGTCAGATCCATATTTTCTGAATATTTTGCTACCAACAAAAATCTTCCCCTATCTAATTAATTCTGACAGATTTAGTTACACTGCCATACAGAAACTACTCACACCATACAGAGTAGAACAAAATTAGCAACTTTAACTTCACAAAACCAAAACTTGTACTAAAATCTTAAACGGTAAAATTTTGACTATAACCACAACTTTACTAAGCAGATGAAAATATTATACAGtgttttaaaacttaaaataaactTACGACTATAAAATAGtggttaaataaaataatatttaatatcattttaaattaaCCAGATTACAATTGTTAAATTCTTACCTAGTGATTAAAAACATACTTCATTTTCTGTGTATTTCTCGTATTTTAGAAGAGTCAAATCTacgttaatattatttttaattaaaaatgtcttgcttaataaaaaataaataccaaTTCTTTATTACCAAAAAATTTTACAatgtttaaaatttcaaatggaGGTCTCTTAACATTGCTAGTTAAACATGTGCAAGAGAACATATCCAGGTATTCACGAGTTTGTTTTAAGGAATGATGTTACATTTTCTTGAATCACAAGTACTGTAATCAGATGTTTTTTTGAGATCAAATATATTGGGTAAGGGTAgccttaaaatgtttttttgaaatttaaaatgaaataaaaaaacctTATCACTTAACATGGAATAAGAATACATTATAacatcttaaaaaataatacattataatGTTACTACTATGGAAAGTCACAATATCTCAACAATTTCCATTCTAAAAGATTACTTTTAATCTGAAAAACAAGACACTACAATTAAACTAATCAATAAGACATCGTAATTATGACTACAACTTCGGCGAAAAAGGAAAATGATTGACCACTCACTGCATAAACCACTCATAACCAACGTTTAAGATCTAAGCTACAAAACAATTTAACTCACTTTCTAAGTCGTCTAGCACAATAGAAGATAGATGATTATGACCTTCACACACAAAACCATTTCGAAAATATTTTcgattaaataatattaacggGGCAAAAACCATTGGACTCTAATTATTCAGTTCTCTAAATCATATAAACCGGCGACATGTAACACAAGCATGGCTCAAGGTTTGGCTTTCTTTATTTAAACAACTTCTAAAGTTCTAACTGAGTTCTCAGTTGAACCTTTTAAATTATAAGGCTTATCGAAccaaaataaacaaacaaacaagCAATGAACCAAGTTCCTGATGAACATAAATGCCCTCATGTTTGACATGCACGTCAGATTGGTATTGCATGAAATACAAGTTAGGTTGAAGAGTTTGAAACATCATCCCAACGCCATATTGTCCCATCCTCACAGCAACTCAATATAGTACTACAACATAACAAGAGAGGACACTACAGTTATAAACTAAAACAATATTGCATCAAAAATATgagcatcatcatcatcaaatgTATCAAGCATTACCTTCCATCAAAGGAAGTAGCAGTCTGCCTGATTGGAGATTTTGATTGAGGATGTGACAACCTGAACAAAGTGACTGAGTATAAGAATTTTATAGAATACAAGACCACTGAAATAACAACAAAACTTAGGTACAATTTTTTAAAGTGATGTTTGAACTGTTTTACAATCAGAATTGAAGTTCATCTCAGAAATTTGTATAATCTTTTAATGCAAATATTTATTTGCAGACTGTGGAGATAAAACTTAATTCTGATTGAAAACGACACCAACCACCAAAACAACTGTCTCTAAGTTTTGTTCTTGAAACAATCAGTTCATAGACTAACTTTGTAGCAAGTACAGGAGGACACGACTGCAATTCCCAAACAAAAATCTTGCCTTCCCTGTTACCTGAAAGACCCAGAAAATAAATCTTGAAATTACAAACTTGCCAGCAAAAGCACAAGTTCAATTGGTCAGAAATCTGTATTGAACAAATTGTGCAATAATCTATAGTTACTGTCACTATAGGACTTAAGCTGCAGTAGATACTAGagaaaatgataaattaaaaaaaaaattgcaatcaTTCTTACCTACTGTAGCTATGTTGAAATGGAAATCACAAGAAAACTTGATGAACCAGATATCACACTCGGGAATGGGGTATTTCTGAAGGACATCAACTACACCCTAAACATCCACACACAGCACAAAAATTAACCTGAAGCTGATTAAAACTTACATATTATGAAAacagataataataataattattattataactaaCCACTCCTGTAATTTCTTTCTTCACTTTAGGTTCCCACAAGATAATTTCATCATCAACACTCTGGAAACGTAAAATGATCCATTACTTAAGGAATAGGAGGAAAACTCAAATTGAACAATCGATACTATGATTAATTGTCAAGTGCCCAAAATGGAGGACTTGCTCAAAAACCTTCATAACTTCTCGTCTCCCAATTATTAAACTTTTTTAGACAAAGAAACTTCATGAAGATTATTTCCCACTTAAAATGAGCATCAAGGAGAATTGTAGAAACATCAAATTCAGCAAAGCTACCTCAGCCCGTCTACCAAAGAAAGTCGTTAAACATTTATACCATAAAAATATACACCAAAGTCTTGCcataaaaattttcaaaaaaattaatttactgTTTTAATAAAATGGTATTAGAAGCAATTGTTTTACATAAGATACGTGAAGCTGATACTATTTCCAAAACAAACCAAACATTTCATTACCACCAGGAAGAGTAGACTGATACTGCACAATCACTCACCTTTGAGAGGATAAAATCGCCCAACCACCTATTACAGTCAACATAATTTACATGAACTGAAGCAGTGTATACCTGAAAATAGGTATCACAAGAATTAGAAATTACATAAAGATCAATGATATGTACCAAAAATAAATTGTTACTGACAGGATGTTGGACAAATTTTGTTGGGAACTTCGAAGGAAGATCTGTCCATGTGAATGATTTTTCTACATATGTCCAGAACTCTGCAGAAACAAAAGGGACATGATGGATTAAAATGAAAGGGATAATAATAAAGTTGGTACATTTTAATTGACTAAATGTGTAAACAGAAACGGGTGTAATGTTCCGCACAAGAATTTTTtacaaattacaaaaataattgtTACTTGGAGCATGTTATCATGAAACAAATATCAGAGATACGAAAAAAATGCATATCAAATCCATTAagaataattgattatatatgtaAGACAGGATAGATGGATAGACAGAGGAGATGGAAGATCAAGGAACCACTAATAGCTTTCCTGAAAACATTGAAACAATGGTATCATTCGATCCATGCAGTCAACTCCACCTAGTGGAAAAAggatctttttttttcttattcctTCATTTACGTTATAACTGATGAAAAGATTGTTTCACTCTTCCCTCTTACCAATCTAGTATCAACCATTACTTCAGTTTATGTTTCACTCTGCCATCTTTAAATATCTTACCCTTCATAGACCATATTTTTACAGTATTATCCATGCCACAACTAGCAATACGATATATATCCGAAGGATGAAAGTCCTACAGTAAGCAACATAAAATTAGTTGGGCTAATCTCCAAAATCCAAGTATTATATATTATCACTAAGAATTGGTAGGTAattaaacaagaaaaatggAGAGATACACTAGATGGGGAATACACTTACAACACTTAGGATTTCATTACGGTGTCCTCCAGCTCCCGCAAATATCAGGATACATATTCCAGTATGAGCATTCCACAACCGGAGAGATTCGTCCTGATCAACATTAGATGTCATTAATGAAAGACACATGATTCCTTAAATAGTTAAAATGTGGAAAAGCCAATTACTTTGCTTGCAGATATCACAAGTGATGGTTTTAATGTTTGAGTCCTGACTTCATTTATAGAGTCCCCATGGCCAACAAAACTCTGCAGAGAGGAGATGTCATGTTATGTAGTAGCAGGGATTAGAACACAACCAATACATTTTAAACattattggaaaaaaaaatacattcaaaGGCATTTAGCTTGCAGTACTGCCCTCAAAACTCTAAACTAACAATCAACACTAAGGGCACATATGAGTAAATAACTTAATTAAGCATTGATTCAGTAAGAACTTAAGGCGCATCAAGCTAAACAACTTAAGCACTGGTTCAACAATAAAAAGCTTATCCATGAACTTGATTGTGAACCACTTTTCTGTTAAGCTTCTTAAAATAAGCTAAAAAGAATGATTAGTAAAGACATGAACCACTTTAATAAGCTCAAACTAAACTTCAACAAGGACACCAAAAAAAATTTCTATGAAAACAAAATTCAGAAAAATGCTGCCAGCTATTTAGATAAATTTAaccataaaaattaaaagtaaacaCAGCTACCATTAATCAAAGACCACCTTGAATGCTTATATCATAAAATAAACCCACATAAGCTGCATATAATCTCTTACAAATGCCACcgaaatttaaaagttataatcACATGTTCATAAGCCTCAAGCAGT includes:
- the LOC137835317 gene encoding uncharacterized protein, with protein sequence MESILGRALEYTLKYWLKSFSREQFKLQGRTVHLSNLDIDGDALHSSIGLPPALNVASAKVGKLEITLPSVSNVQTEPIVVQIDRLDLVLEENSDFDASLSSNCSTPSAASAKGSGYGFADKIADGMTIQIQTVNLLLETCGGSRRQGGATWAPPMASITIRNLLLYTTNENWQVVNLKEAREFSSNKKYIYVFKKLEWQSLSIDLLPHPDMFTEATLDHSEEGSNFRDDDGAKRVFFGGERFIEGISGEAYITIQRTELNSPLGLEVQLHINEAVCPALSEPGLRALLRFMTGVYVCLNRGDVDSKRSTEAAGRSLVSIVVDHIFLCIKDTEFQLELLMQSLFFSRASLSEGDNDNNLTRITIGGLFLRDTFCSPPCILVQPSMQAGTRDAFRVPEFARSFCPPIYPLQEQQWQLIEGTPLICLHALKIMPSPLPPSFASETVIDCQPLVIHLQEESCLRISSFLADGIVVNPGDILPDFSVKSFIFNLKGLDLTVPFDKTKLDSSKNDMDNAVQTSFSGARLHIESLFFLNSPSLKLRMLNLEKDPACFSLWEGQPIDASQEKWTARASQLTLFLEASIDGPGCQNSLGQTAGLWRCVDLKDACIEVAMATADGSPLLQVPPPGGIVRVGVACEQYLSNTSIEQLFFVLDLYGYFGSVSEKIAMAGKRKQLEDIRDKSFGGKLMDKVPSDAAVSLSVKNLQLRFLESSSVNIEGMPLVQFLGDDLFTSVTHRTLGGAIIVSSILRWESVEISCVDAEGLLPCEKSSFLCSKENAPSLSDNGYPQLRTVFWVHKNEKHLSNGSAHSVPFLDICMEHVIPLYDQDLESHSLNVSASVSGVRLGGGMNYAEALLHRFGILGPDGAPGMGLCKGLENLQKGPLSKLFKATPLIVNDSEDVRSMIEGNEATFPQLKKPDDVDVTVELRDWLFALEDTQETAERWWFSSHEDEDREEKSWHASFHSLRLNAKSSPPNVPDGKVQVQRMKQHPVELITVGVQGLQILKPHLQKDFPSSVLIANGGKEFPDAVGGIGVEVRLILGGENVDDEMANWEVENLKFSVKQPIEAVVTKDEVQHLTFLCKSEIDSIGRITAGVIRLLKLEGSIGQSVIDQLGHLGSEGIDKIFSPEKVSRDGSVYSRGISPLPNLINEEPHRSSEQTLTLLEETLVESQGKLDDLISDIGTSESSSQHLTILQLSQKIETMHDLLMQLRNQL
- the LOC137835318 gene encoding polycomb group protein FIE1-like isoform X1, coding for MVAGDKRGKTFGLGCEPVVGSLAPAKKREYRVTNRLQEGKRPIYAVVFNFLDSRYLNVFVTVGGNRITVYQCLEGGVIAVLQSYVDEDKDESFYTVGWACSDDGSPFIVAGGSKGIVRVIDAGREKIYRSFVGHGDSINEVRTQTLKPSLVISASKDESLRLWNAHTGICILIFAGAGGHRNEILSVDFHPSDIYRIASCGMDNTVKIWSMKEFWTYVEKSFTWTDLPSKFPTKFVQHPVYTASVHVNYVDCNRWLGDFILSKSVDDEIILWEPKVKKEITGVGVVDVLQKYPIPECDIWFIKFSCDFHFNIATVGNREGKIFVWELQSCPPVLATKLSHPQSKSPIRQTATSFDGSTILSCCEDGTIWRWDDVSNSST
- the LOC137835318 gene encoding polycomb group protein FIE1-like isoform X2, with the protein product MVAGDKRGKTFGLGCEPVVGSLAPAKKREYRVTNRLQEGKRPIYAVVFNFLDSRYLNVFVTVGGNRITVYQCLEGGVIAVLQSYVDEDKDESFYTVGWACSDDGSPFIVAGGSKGIVRVIDAGREKIYRSFVGHGDSINEVRTQTLKPSLVISASKDESLRLWNAHTGICILIFAGAGGHRNEILSVDFHPSDIYRIASCGMDNTVKIWSMKEFWTYVEKSFTWTDLPSKFPTKFVQHPVYTASVHVNYVDCNRWLGDFILSKVTGKARFLFGNCSRVLLYLLQSCHILNQNLQSGRLLLPLMEVLY